One genomic region from Zalophus californianus isolate mZalCal1 chromosome 2, mZalCal1.pri.v2, whole genome shotgun sequence encodes:
- the CCNG2 gene encoding cyclin-G2 isoform X2 produces the protein MPSPAARRGVLGRLSLEMKDLGAEYLAGREGVQLFGLLNLYLEQEQRFQPREKGLSLIEATPEDDNTLCPRLRNAKVEDLRSLTNFFGSCTETFVLAVNILDRFLALMKVKPKHLSCIGVCCFLLAARIVEEECNIPSTHDVIRISQCKCTASDIKRMEKIISEKLHYELEATTALNFLHLYHTIVLCHTSERKEILSLDKLEAQLKACNCRLIFSKAKPSVLALCLLNLEVETLKSIELLEILLLVKKHSKVNDTEFIYWRELVSKCLAEYSSPECCKPDLKKLVWIVSRRTAQNLHNSYYSVPELPTIPEGGCFDESERICNWKFVPVDDFHLFSSPSSGNHQSVL, from the exons ATGCCCTCACCCGCTGCCCGCCGGGGTGTGCTGGGGCGCCTCTCCCTGGAG ATGAAGGATTTGGGGGCAGAATATTTGGCGGGTCGTGAAGGGGTCCAGCTCTTCGGATTGTTGAACCTCTATCTAGAACAGGAACAGAGATTCCAACCTCGAGAAAAAGGGCTAAGCTTGATCGAGGCTACCCCGGAG GATGATAATACTTTGTGTCCAAGATTGAGAAATGCCAAAGTAGAAGATTTAAGGAGTTTAACCAACTTTTTTGGATCTTGCACTGAAACTTTTGTCCTGGCTGTCAATATTTTAGATAGATTCTTGGCTCTTATGAAG gtgAAACCTAAACATTTGTCTTGCATTGGAGTCTGTTGTTTTTTGCTGGCTGCTAGAATAGTTGAAGAAGAATGCAATATTCCATCCACTCATGATGTAATCCGGATTAGTCAATGTAAATGTACTGCTTCTGACATAAAAcggatggaaaaaataatttcagaaaaattgCACTATGAATTGGAAGCAACTACTGCCTTAAACTTTTTGCACTTATACCATACTATTGTACTTTGTCATACATCAGAAAG GAAAGAAATACTTAGTCTAGATAAACTAGAAGCTCAGCTGAAAGCTTGCAACTGCCGACTTATcttttcaaaagcaaaa ccatCTGTGTTAGCTTTGTGCCTTCTCAATTTGGAAGTAGAAACTTTGAAATCCATTGAATTACTGGAAATTCTTCTGCTTGTTAAAAAACATTCCAAG gtTAATGACACCGAGTTCATTTATTGGAGGGAGTTAGTTTCTAAATGCCTAGCCGAATATTCTTCTCCTGAATGTTGCAAACCAGATCTTAAGAAATTGGTTTGGATTGTTTCAAGGCGCACAGCCCAGAACCTCCACAACAGCTACTACAGTGTTCCTGAGCTGCCAACGATACCAGAGGGGGGTTGTTTTGATGAAAGTGAAAG gatttgtaactggaagtttgtacctgttGACGACTTTCACCTGTTCTCATCcccttcctctggcaaccaccaatctgttctctga
- the CCNG2 gene encoding cyclin-G2 isoform X1: MPSPAARRGVLGRLSLEMKDLGAEYLAGREGVQLFGLLNLYLEQEQRFQPREKGLSLIEATPEDDNTLCPRLRNAKVEDLRSLTNFFGSCTETFVLAVNILDRFLALMKVKPKHLSCIGVCCFLLAARIVEEECNIPSTHDVIRISQCKCTASDIKRMEKIISEKLHYELEATTALNFLHLYHTIVLCHTSERKEILSLDKLEAQLKACNCRLIFSKAKPSVLALCLLNLEVETLKSIELLEILLLVKKHSKVNDTEFIYWRELVSKCLAEYSSPECCKPDLKKLVWIVSRRTAQNLHNSYYSVPELPTIPEGGCFDESESEDSCEDMSCEESLSSSPSSDQECTFFFNFKVAQTLCFPS, from the exons ATGCCCTCACCCGCTGCCCGCCGGGGTGTGCTGGGGCGCCTCTCCCTGGAG ATGAAGGATTTGGGGGCAGAATATTTGGCGGGTCGTGAAGGGGTCCAGCTCTTCGGATTGTTGAACCTCTATCTAGAACAGGAACAGAGATTCCAACCTCGAGAAAAAGGGCTAAGCTTGATCGAGGCTACCCCGGAG GATGATAATACTTTGTGTCCAAGATTGAGAAATGCCAAAGTAGAAGATTTAAGGAGTTTAACCAACTTTTTTGGATCTTGCACTGAAACTTTTGTCCTGGCTGTCAATATTTTAGATAGATTCTTGGCTCTTATGAAG gtgAAACCTAAACATTTGTCTTGCATTGGAGTCTGTTGTTTTTTGCTGGCTGCTAGAATAGTTGAAGAAGAATGCAATATTCCATCCACTCATGATGTAATCCGGATTAGTCAATGTAAATGTACTGCTTCTGACATAAAAcggatggaaaaaataatttcagaaaaattgCACTATGAATTGGAAGCAACTACTGCCTTAAACTTTTTGCACTTATACCATACTATTGTACTTTGTCATACATCAGAAAG GAAAGAAATACTTAGTCTAGATAAACTAGAAGCTCAGCTGAAAGCTTGCAACTGCCGACTTATcttttcaaaagcaaaa ccatCTGTGTTAGCTTTGTGCCTTCTCAATTTGGAAGTAGAAACTTTGAAATCCATTGAATTACTGGAAATTCTTCTGCTTGTTAAAAAACATTCCAAG gtTAATGACACCGAGTTCATTTATTGGAGGGAGTTAGTTTCTAAATGCCTAGCCGAATATTCTTCTCCTGAATGTTGCAAACCAGATCTTAAGAAATTGGTTTGGATTGTTTCAAGGCGCACAGCCCAGAACCTCCACAACAGCTACTACAGTGTTCCTGAGCTGCCAACGATACCAGAGGGGGGTTGTTTTGATGAAAGTGAAAG tGAAGACTCTTGTGAAGATATGAGTTGTGAAGAGAGTCTCAGCAGCTCTCCTTCCAGTGATCAAGAGTGCACTTTCTTTTTCAACTTCAAAGTGGCACAGACACTATGCTTTCCATCTTAG
- the CCNG2 gene encoding cyclin-G2 isoform X3 — MKDLGAEYLAGREGVQLFGLLNLYLEQEQRFQPREKGLSLIEATPEDDNTLCPRLRNAKVEDLRSLTNFFGSCTETFVLAVNILDRFLALMKVKPKHLSCIGVCCFLLAARIVEEECNIPSTHDVIRISQCKCTASDIKRMEKIISEKLHYELEATTALNFLHLYHTIVLCHTSERKEILSLDKLEAQLKACNCRLIFSKAKPSVLALCLLNLEVETLKSIELLEILLLVKKHSKVNDTEFIYWRELVSKCLAEYSSPECCKPDLKKLVWIVSRRTAQNLHNSYYSVPELPTIPEGGCFDESESEDSCEDMSCEESLSSSPSSDQECTFFFNFKVAQTLCFPS, encoded by the exons ATGAAGGATTTGGGGGCAGAATATTTGGCGGGTCGTGAAGGGGTCCAGCTCTTCGGATTGTTGAACCTCTATCTAGAACAGGAACAGAGATTCCAACCTCGAGAAAAAGGGCTAAGCTTGATCGAGGCTACCCCGGAG GATGATAATACTTTGTGTCCAAGATTGAGAAATGCCAAAGTAGAAGATTTAAGGAGTTTAACCAACTTTTTTGGATCTTGCACTGAAACTTTTGTCCTGGCTGTCAATATTTTAGATAGATTCTTGGCTCTTATGAAG gtgAAACCTAAACATTTGTCTTGCATTGGAGTCTGTTGTTTTTTGCTGGCTGCTAGAATAGTTGAAGAAGAATGCAATATTCCATCCACTCATGATGTAATCCGGATTAGTCAATGTAAATGTACTGCTTCTGACATAAAAcggatggaaaaaataatttcagaaaaattgCACTATGAATTGGAAGCAACTACTGCCTTAAACTTTTTGCACTTATACCATACTATTGTACTTTGTCATACATCAGAAAG GAAAGAAATACTTAGTCTAGATAAACTAGAAGCTCAGCTGAAAGCTTGCAACTGCCGACTTATcttttcaaaagcaaaa ccatCTGTGTTAGCTTTGTGCCTTCTCAATTTGGAAGTAGAAACTTTGAAATCCATTGAATTACTGGAAATTCTTCTGCTTGTTAAAAAACATTCCAAG gtTAATGACACCGAGTTCATTTATTGGAGGGAGTTAGTTTCTAAATGCCTAGCCGAATATTCTTCTCCTGAATGTTGCAAACCAGATCTTAAGAAATTGGTTTGGATTGTTTCAAGGCGCACAGCCCAGAACCTCCACAACAGCTACTACAGTGTTCCTGAGCTGCCAACGATACCAGAGGGGGGTTGTTTTGATGAAAGTGAAAG tGAAGACTCTTGTGAAGATATGAGTTGTGAAGAGAGTCTCAGCAGCTCTCCTTCCAGTGATCAAGAGTGCACTTTCTTTTTCAACTTCAAAGTGGCACAGACACTATGCTTTCCATCTTAG